A section of the Aneurinibacillus migulanus genome encodes:
- the typA gene encoding translational GTPase TypA yields MNLRSDLRNIAIIAHVDHGKTTLVDKMLIQAGTFRAHEQVQDRMMDSNDLERERGITILAKNTAVKYKDLTINIMDTPGHADFGGEVERIMKMVDGVLLVVDAFEGCMPQTRFVLKKALEQKVTPILVINKIDRENARPAEVVDEVYDLFIDLDATEEQLDFPVIYASGINGTASTDPDKQDDDLRALFDTIVEHIPGPGGDFEAPLQFQVTMLDYNEYMGRIGIGRIHRGTIRKGDTVAQIKRDGSIKQVRVNKLFGFSGLKRIEIEEAKSGDIIAIAGVDDINVSDTIADTETPEALPLLTIDEPTLQMSFLVNNSPFAGREGKHVTSRKLRERLMAELETDVSLRVDEVTPEQYTVSGRGELHLSILIENMRREGYELQVSKPEVIVREIDGVKSEPTERLIIDIPEEYTGAVMESLGARKAEMVNMINNGFGSVRLEFLIPSRGLIGYRTEFLTQTRGYGILNHSFDSYRPLVSGTVGGRRAGVLVSMIDGSATMYGMLSVEDRGILFVNPGTEIYEGMIVGEHNRDNDLVVNICKEKHATNVRSATKDETVKLKTPRLMTLEEALEYLDDDEYCEITPESIRLRKKHLKKSDRERAAKQAKFGANV; encoded by the coding sequence ATGAATTTACGCAGCGATTTGCGCAACATTGCGATTATTGCCCACGTTGACCATGGTAAAACGACGTTGGTAGACAAAATGCTAATCCAAGCCGGTACATTCCGCGCTCATGAACAGGTGCAAGACCGGATGATGGATTCCAACGATTTAGAGAGAGAACGCGGAATTACCATTCTCGCGAAAAATACGGCAGTAAAGTATAAGGACTTAACCATCAATATCATGGATACACCAGGCCATGCTGATTTCGGTGGCGAAGTGGAACGTATTATGAAGATGGTGGACGGCGTACTGCTTGTTGTAGACGCATTTGAAGGCTGTATGCCACAGACACGTTTCGTATTGAAAAAAGCACTTGAGCAGAAGGTAACTCCAATTCTCGTCATCAATAAAATCGACCGCGAAAACGCCCGACCAGCGGAAGTAGTGGATGAAGTATATGATTTGTTCATCGATTTGGACGCAACAGAAGAACAACTCGACTTCCCAGTTATCTACGCATCCGGTATTAATGGAACGGCAAGTACGGACCCGGACAAGCAGGATGATGACCTACGTGCTCTGTTCGATACAATCGTCGAGCACATTCCAGGTCCCGGCGGTGATTTCGAAGCACCACTACAATTCCAAGTAACAATGCTCGATTACAATGAATACATGGGCCGCATCGGTATTGGCCGCATTCACCGTGGTACCATCCGCAAAGGTGACACTGTAGCTCAAATCAAACGCGACGGCTCCATCAAACAAGTACGAGTAAATAAGCTATTCGGCTTCAGCGGACTAAAGCGCATTGAAATTGAAGAAGCGAAATCCGGCGACATTATCGCCATTGCAGGTGTAGACGATATTAACGTCAGCGATACGATTGCTGATACGGAAACACCTGAAGCCCTGCCACTGCTAACGATTGACGAGCCGACCCTACAGATGTCATTCCTCGTCAACAACAGCCCGTTTGCCGGTCGTGAAGGCAAGCACGTTACATCCCGCAAACTTCGTGAACGCTTAATGGCAGAATTGGAAACAGACGTGAGCCTGCGCGTAGATGAAGTAACACCGGAGCAATATACAGTGTCTGGCCGTGGAGAACTTCATCTGTCCATCCTTATCGAAAATATGCGCCGTGAAGGCTACGAATTGCAAGTATCCAAGCCGGAAGTTATCGTGCGCGAAATCGACGGTGTCAAATCTGAACCGACCGAACGGCTCATTATCGATATTCCGGAAGAGTACACCGGAGCGGTTATGGAATCGCTCGGCGCTCGTAAAGCGGAAATGGTAAACATGATTAACAATGGTTTCGGATCTGTTCGCCTCGAATTCTTAATCCCTTCACGCGGGCTTATCGGTTATCGTACCGAGTTTCTGACTCAAACACGTGGATACGGCATTCTAAACCATTCGTTCGATAGCTATCGTCCGCTTGTTTCCGGTACTGTAGGTGGCCGTCGTGCGGGTGTACTTGTATCAATGATTGACGGAAGCGCTACGATGTACGGTATGTTAAGTGTAGAAGATCGTGGAATTCTGTTCGTCAATCCTGGCACTGAAATTTACGAGGGCATGATTGTCGGCGAGCATAATCGGGATAACGACCTTGTCGTCAATATTTGTAAAGAAAAACATGCGACCAACGTGCGTTCTGCAACAAAGGATGAAACGGTGAAGTTGAAAACACCTCGCCTTATGACGTTGGAAGAAGCACTTGAATACCTCGATGATGATGAATATTGCGAAATAACGCCGGAATCAATCCGACTGCGCAAAAAGCACTTGAAAAAGTCCGACCGCGAGCGCGCCGCCAAGCAAGCTAAATTTGGTGCAAACGTGTAA
- a CDS encoding glycosyltransferase, which produces MKKKVLFISDHGDPLAKLGGVQSGGQNNYVRQLALALEKQGAKVDVITHWCDAEAPRTEAFGEYCRVIRIAAGHKGFVSKNEMHDMLPAFYAEMKKLLPLHTYDIVHTHYWLSGLLGKKLEEEYGLPFVHTSHSLGIAKQKATGIRDETRLEAEREIMSIANGIVATTNNERNLIHEFVSSPAPISVIPIGVANSFQARYNRPQLRKQLGYSGPLLVFAGRLEETKGIYDLLDAFRLLIERKGAPENTKLVVAGGQLEAIDMDKRQPLDKKLKRMIQGIEHYIEFVGPKSQEELALLFNAATATIVPSYYESFGMVAAEAQACGSPVIASRVGGLQNVVNDGETGLLVEPKNAEDLSLAIEALVTNNLLAQRLGKQATRLAKRDYQWPTISERIDSVYEEVLANVTERDASFGYRLGRDAGW; this is translated from the coding sequence GTGAAGAAAAAAGTCCTGTTTATTTCTGATCATGGGGATCCTCTAGCAAAGCTTGGAGGTGTGCAATCAGGCGGTCAAAATAATTATGTTCGTCAATTGGCTCTGGCATTGGAAAAACAGGGAGCGAAGGTAGATGTTATTACCCACTGGTGCGATGCGGAAGCGCCGCGTACGGAGGCATTTGGAGAATATTGCCGTGTTATCCGTATTGCTGCGGGACATAAGGGGTTCGTGTCCAAGAATGAAATGCATGATATGCTCCCGGCATTTTACGCCGAGATGAAGAAATTACTTCCGTTGCATACGTATGATATTGTTCATACTCATTATTGGCTGTCCGGTTTGTTGGGTAAAAAACTGGAAGAAGAGTACGGCTTGCCTTTTGTCCACACTTCCCACTCATTGGGCATTGCCAAGCAGAAGGCGACAGGAATTCGCGATGAAACCCGCCTGGAAGCGGAAAGAGAGATTATGAGCATTGCCAATGGAATCGTTGCTACTACAAATAACGAAAGAAACCTGATCCATGAGTTCGTATCTTCACCGGCGCCTATTTCAGTTATTCCGATAGGGGTTGCCAACTCCTTCCAAGCACGTTATAATCGACCGCAACTTCGCAAGCAGCTAGGATATAGTGGTCCGCTGCTTGTATTTGCTGGCAGATTGGAAGAAACGAAAGGGATTTACGATTTACTGGACGCTTTTCGGCTACTGATTGAACGGAAGGGCGCCCCAGAGAATACAAAGCTGGTGGTAGCAGGTGGGCAACTGGAAGCTATCGATATGGATAAACGGCAACCGCTGGATAAAAAGTTGAAACGCATGATTCAAGGTATAGAACATTATATTGAATTTGTCGGTCCAAAATCACAGGAAGAGCTGGCGCTGTTGTTCAATGCCGCAACAGCCACAATTGTCCCTTCCTATTATGAATCATTTGGTATGGTTGCTGCGGAAGCACAGGCATGCGGCAGTCCGGTTATCGCCTCCCGTGTGGGCGGCTTGCAAAATGTCGTAAACGATGGAGAGACAGGTCTTCTAGTAGAACCGAAAAATGCCGAAGACTTATCACTCGCGATAGAGGCGCTCGTGACAAACAACTTACTTGCGCAGCGCCTGGGTAAGCAGGCGACACGGTTGGCGAAGCGCGATTACCAGTGGCCGACAATTTCTGAAAGAATTGATAGCGTATATGAGGAGGTTCTGGCTAATGTTACAGAGCGTGACGCATCTTTTGGCTACCGACTTGGACGGGACGCTGGTTGGTGA
- a CDS encoding DUF1294 domain-containing protein: protein MEWWFGYLLAVNLVGWLLMGIDKRKAQRHAWRIKESTLFAVALVGGAVGSLAGMYMFRHKTRHARFVWGIPFILLIELILLLTYGRSLRY from the coding sequence ATGGAGTGGTGGTTTGGTTATTTACTAGCCGTAAATCTAGTAGGCTGGTTGTTGATGGGAATTGATAAGAGGAAAGCCCAAAGACATGCATGGCGCATTAAAGAAAGCACCTTGTTTGCTGTGGCGCTAGTAGGCGGTGCGGTGGGAAGTCTTGCAGGTATGTATATGTTCCGACATAAGACCCGTCATGCACGTTTCGTTTGGGGTATTCCTTTTATTCTGTTAATAGAATTGATTCTTTTATTGACGTACGGAAGAAGTTTAAGATACTGA
- a CDS encoding DUF441 domain-containing protein: MDVFIILAVIAVLGIISKNAAVWIAAGGLMILKLLPFEQPLNWTNQYGLKIGIAVLTMGVLAPIALGKITTVNLLDTLKSGMGITAIVVGLGVAYLGGRGTSLLTAQPHIVTGLLIGTILGVAFFRGVPVGPLIAAGVLALFADTLK, translated from the coding sequence ATGGATGTATTTATCATTTTAGCTGTGATTGCCGTACTCGGTATTATCTCTAAAAACGCGGCGGTTTGGATAGCGGCCGGCGGATTGATGATTCTTAAGCTTTTGCCCTTTGAGCAGCCACTGAATTGGACCAATCAGTATGGGCTGAAGATTGGTATCGCTGTTTTGACGATGGGCGTACTGGCCCCGATTGCGCTCGGCAAAATTACGACTGTAAACTTGTTGGATACACTCAAAAGCGGAATGGGCATTACAGCAATTGTGGTTGGGCTTGGCGTCGCATATCTGGGCGGTCGGGGAACGAGCCTGTTGACGGCACAGCCGCATATTGTGACGGGGCTGTTAATTGGCACCATTCTCGGTGTTGCATTCTTTCGCGGCGTACCGGTCGGCCCTTTGATAGCGGCTGGCGTGCTGGCCCTGTTTGCGGATACGCTAAAGTAA
- a CDS encoding MBL fold metallo-hydrolase — translation MNEYGIYQVTIPLPFRLNHVHCYLARHSSTWTVIDTGLNRDVTHETWQAAFQEHDIKPQDVERIVLTHYHPDHFGYAGGMQEWTGADVYISDKSKKHALSSWTVENFAHNRQFYLAAGMPDVVLEQLGENDDMFYGLVRPFPQQMKPIVEGETYRIGELVYEAIHTPGHAEGHMCFYNKEEKVLLAGDHLLKKISPNISYHGHGDFNPLHTYLTSLEKIKALDIALVIPGHGPVFTEAQERIEELMHHHEERLAFVLDALEGEMTAYQISQKLFSRVLTVHEQRFAMGETLAHLNYLEKKGEIVVYRDTMPHTYRKL, via the coding sequence ATGAATGAATATGGAATTTACCAAGTCACAATTCCCCTCCCGTTTCGTTTAAACCATGTACATTGTTATTTGGCGAGACATAGTAGCACGTGGACCGTTATTGATACCGGTTTGAATCGGGATGTGACCCATGAAACGTGGCAAGCCGCATTCCAGGAGCATGATATTAAGCCACAGGACGTGGAACGCATTGTTCTTACTCATTACCACCCAGATCATTTTGGCTATGCAGGAGGAATGCAGGAGTGGACCGGTGCAGACGTATATATAAGTGATAAATCCAAGAAGCATGCGCTTTCGTCTTGGACGGTAGAGAATTTTGCTCATAACCGTCAATTTTATCTTGCTGCTGGTATGCCGGATGTAGTATTGGAGCAGCTTGGAGAAAATGATGATATGTTCTACGGATTAGTACGGCCGTTTCCGCAACAGATGAAACCGATAGTTGAAGGGGAGACGTACCGTATCGGTGAACTGGTATATGAAGCGATACACACTCCAGGACACGCCGAAGGACACATGTGCTTTTATAACAAGGAAGAAAAAGTACTGCTGGCAGGCGATCATCTACTAAAGAAAATCTCACCGAATATCTCTTATCATGGACATGGGGACTTCAATCCGTTGCATACGTATCTTACATCTTTAGAAAAGATTAAGGCGCTCGATATTGCGCTCGTCATTCCCGGACATGGGCCTGTATTTACGGAGGCGCAGGAGCGGATCGAGGAATTAATGCACCATCACGAAGAGCGCCTAGCGTTCGTGCTTGATGCATTAGAAGGCGAAATGACGGCATATCAGATTTCACAAAAGTTGTTTTCCCGTGTTCTAACGGTACATGAACAACGTTTCGCCATGGGAGAAACTCTTGCCCACCTGAATTATTTGGAGAAAAAAGGGGAGATTGTGGTCTATCGTGACACTATGCCACATACATATAGAAAGCTATGA
- a CDS encoding HAD-IIB family hydrolase — MLQSVTHLLATDLDGTLVGDEAALLALLHYYSEQPYNVALIYSTGRYLSSALSLLEKEKLPRPDILITDVGTEIYYGDDLRPDEGWRRYIEAHWSPMEIKRIVSTCEGLVPQDIPVHRRLSYTIQDLAAVEKLEASLKKARIPHKLIVSSGRDVDILPPVGGKGEALQYVLKTHGLCNANVLVAGDSGNDHEMITLGYPAVIVGNAQQELLTLEEHPLIFRAKKACAGGIHEAWEHFYGIKNSASLS; from the coding sequence ATGTTACAGAGCGTGACGCATCTTTTGGCTACCGACTTGGACGGGACGCTGGTTGGTGATGAAGCAGCGCTTCTTGCCTTGCTTCATTACTACAGCGAACAGCCATATAATGTAGCTCTTATTTATAGTACAGGCCGGTATCTTAGTTCGGCCCTTTCTTTATTAGAGAAGGAAAAATTGCCACGTCCAGATATTTTAATTACGGATGTGGGGACGGAGATTTATTATGGGGACGATTTACGTCCGGATGAGGGATGGCGACGTTATATCGAGGCACACTGGAGCCCGATGGAAATTAAGCGAATTGTATCTACTTGTGAAGGGCTTGTTCCACAAGATATACCTGTGCATCGTCGGCTTTCCTATACGATTCAGGACCTGGCTGCAGTCGAGAAGCTAGAAGCTAGTTTAAAAAAAGCAAGAATTCCTCATAAGCTAATTGTGAGTAGCGGACGTGATGTCGATATTCTCCCGCCTGTAGGCGGAAAAGGAGAAGCCTTACAGTACGTACTGAAGACGCATGGCTTGTGCAACGCTAACGTACTGGTGGCCGGTGACTCGGGAAACGATCATGAGATGATTACGCTTGGGTATCCTGCCGTCATTGTTGGTAATGCACAGCAAGAATTGCTCACCCTGGAAGAACATCCGCTTATTTTCCGGGCCAAGAAAGCTTGTGCCGGTGGCATTCATGAAGCGTGGGAACATTTTTATGGTATAAAAAACAGTGCCTCCCTTTCATAG
- the pckA gene encoding phosphoenolpyruvate carboxykinase (ATP), whose protein sequence is METQTNKELKDILNGENVHFNLSVAKLVEIAVLRKRSELTSTGAVTAKTGKYTGRSPKDKFIVDEPSVHDKIEWGSVNQPISEEKFDKLYQDVINYLDEKELIVFDGFAGADKRYRLPIRVVNEFAWHNLFVHQLFIRPTEEELKTHEAQFTVISAPTFEANPEIHGTNSETFIIVNFAKKVVLIGGTRYAGEMKKSIFSVMNYLLPQQNVLSMHCSANMGKDGDVALFFGLSGTGKTTLSADPDRKLIGDDEHGWSDDGVFNIEGGCYAKCINLSAEKEPEIFNAIRFGSVLENVVIDERTHVADYDDNSLTENTRAAYPLHYIPNALIPSVAGHPNVVIFLTADAFGVLPPIAKLTKEQAMFHFLSGYTSKLAGTERGVTEPEATFSTCFGAPFLPLPPRVYAEMLGEKIDKHNAQVYLVNTGWSGGPYGVGKRMNLPYTRAMITAALNHELDKEEFTAHPVFGVLMPKNCPGVPSEILNPRNTWADKNAYDAQATKLASLFVKNFETFSDIPESIKQAAPKAE, encoded by the coding sequence ATGGAGACTCAAACGAACAAAGAATTGAAGGATATTCTCAATGGAGAGAATGTTCACTTTAATTTATCTGTGGCGAAACTTGTTGAAATAGCGGTTCTCCGCAAACGGAGCGAACTAACTTCCACAGGTGCTGTCACAGCGAAAACTGGAAAATACACGGGGCGTTCTCCAAAAGACAAGTTTATTGTAGATGAACCTTCCGTACATGATAAAATTGAATGGGGCTCTGTAAACCAACCAATTTCAGAAGAGAAATTCGATAAGCTGTACCAGGATGTAATTAACTATCTAGATGAAAAAGAGCTAATCGTATTCGACGGTTTCGCCGGTGCTGACAAACGCTATCGCCTGCCGATTCGCGTAGTGAACGAATTCGCCTGGCATAACCTGTTCGTACACCAGCTTTTCATTCGTCCAACAGAAGAAGAGCTGAAAACACATGAAGCTCAATTTACAGTTATCAGCGCTCCAACATTCGAAGCAAACCCAGAAATCCATGGTACAAACTCAGAGACGTTCATCATTGTGAACTTCGCGAAAAAAGTGGTACTCATCGGTGGCACTCGTTATGCGGGTGAAATGAAGAAGTCCATCTTCTCTGTTATGAACTATCTGCTACCTCAACAAAACGTACTGTCTATGCACTGCTCCGCAAATATGGGCAAAGACGGCGATGTAGCACTGTTCTTCGGTCTGTCAGGCACAGGAAAAACGACATTGTCCGCTGATCCGGATCGTAAGCTAATCGGAGATGATGAACACGGCTGGTCCGACGATGGCGTATTCAACATCGAGGGCGGCTGCTATGCAAAATGTATTAACCTATCCGCTGAAAAAGAACCTGAAATTTTTAATGCAATTCGATTCGGCTCTGTGCTTGAGAACGTAGTCATCGATGAGAGAACACACGTAGCCGATTATGACGATAACAGCTTAACCGAAAACACCCGAGCGGCCTATCCGCTTCACTACATCCCAAATGCGTTGATTCCAAGCGTAGCTGGGCATCCGAATGTTGTTATCTTCCTGACTGCTGACGCATTTGGCGTATTACCGCCAATCGCAAAGCTGACTAAAGAACAAGCGATGTTCCACTTCCTGTCCGGTTATACAAGCAAACTGGCCGGAACAGAACGTGGTGTAACCGAGCCAGAAGCAACATTCTCCACCTGCTTCGGTGCTCCATTCCTCCCACTTCCTCCGCGTGTATATGCGGAAATGCTAGGTGAGAAAATCGACAAACACAATGCTCAAGTATATCTGGTTAATACCGGCTGGTCTGGTGGCCCGTACGGTGTCGGCAAGCGCATGAATCTGCCGTATACACGTGCGATGATTACCGCAGCATTAAACCATGAACTTGATAAAGAAGAATTTACAGCACATCCGGTATTCGGTGTTCTCATGCCGAAAAACTGCCCTGGCGTACCGTCAGAAATTCTCAATCCGCGCAACACATGGGCAGATAAGAATGCTTATGACGCTCAAGCGACTAAACTCGCATCTCTATTCGTGAAGAACTTCGAGACATTCTCTGATATACCAGAGAGCATCAAACAAGCGGCACCGAAAGCTGAATAG
- a CDS encoding YdcF family protein — protein sequence MKRKFVIRMLAVLVGCIILALLIYRPVLNGMVQYLVYPDTRKPSDFIVLLGGETDGQRTRKAVELYKEGLAPKIIVSSGARISWRTTESKEMVALLKQLHVPERDIILEQKSRSTYENALYTKKTMEGQTLRNKRLTLVTDDWHTRRSVYVFRQVFDESDIEICSVGSHSLEKVQLTNWWQDHESMQTILSEWARLIVYVIKY from the coding sequence GTGAAGAGAAAATTCGTAATACGTATGCTTGCTGTATTAGTTGGATGTATTATATTGGCCCTTTTGATATACAGGCCGGTTTTAAATGGGATGGTGCAGTACCTCGTTTATCCTGATACAAGGAAGCCGAGTGACTTTATTGTTCTGCTTGGCGGAGAGACAGACGGACAGCGGACGCGCAAAGCGGTTGAGTTATACAAAGAGGGGCTTGCTCCCAAGATTATCGTCTCTTCCGGCGCGCGTATTTCCTGGCGTACAACAGAGAGTAAAGAAATGGTAGCACTCTTGAAACAGTTGCACGTTCCAGAACGTGATATTATTCTCGAACAGAAGTCACGCAGTACGTACGAGAATGCACTGTATACGAAGAAGACAATGGAGGGGCAAACACTGCGTAACAAGCGCCTTACACTTGTAACCGATGACTGGCATACGCGTCGTTCCGTGTATGTTTTTCGTCAAGTATTTGACGAAAGTGACATTGAAATCTGCAGCGTAGGCTCTCATTCACTGGAAAAGGTTCAATTGACCAATTGGTGGCAGGACCATGAGAGTATGCAGACTATATTGAGTGAGTGGGCTCGTTTAATTGTGTATGTTATTAAGTATTGA
- a CDS encoding YbaK/EbsC family protein — translation MSVITPLDRVREHVQKFDTNLEPIVYEEALKTSDEAAQALGVDVAQIAKSILFRSNDAYGLFVAAGDIRIHPKQVKKCLGGKKPKMASPEEVLQVTGFQVGAVCPFALLQEVPIFIDESLQRFDTVYTAAGIPESLLPVSYSKLLDMTKGVSINAAAPE, via the coding sequence ATGTCCGTTATAACTCCTCTTGATCGCGTACGCGAGCATGTACAGAAATTTGACACAAATCTGGAACCGATCGTCTATGAAGAAGCGTTGAAAACATCAGATGAAGCGGCGCAAGCATTAGGTGTAGATGTAGCCCAAATCGCCAAGTCCATCTTATTCCGCTCTAATGATGCCTACGGTCTGTTTGTCGCCGCTGGTGATATTCGCATCCATCCGAAACAAGTGAAAAAATGTCTGGGCGGAAAAAAGCCAAAGATGGCATCACCAGAAGAGGTGTTACAAGTTACAGGTTTCCAGGTAGGTGCAGTCTGCCCTTTTGCCCTGTTGCAGGAAGTTCCAATTTTTATCGATGAATCGCTACAGCGATTCGATACCGTCTATACGGCAGCTGGCATTCCTGAGTCATTGCTCCCCGTCTCGTACAGTAAACTGCTCGATATGACTAAGGGAGTGTCTATCAATGCGGCTGCTCCAGAATAA
- a CDS encoding alpha/beta hydrolase, whose protein sequence is MKIYREVWPVEQERGCIVIVHGAGEYFARYYWLANKLNEAGYSVIGGDLPGLGRSKGRKGHIGRFEEYYAALDEWTMEAKRRQRPLFLLGHSMGGLIVTRYAETAQPDVDGIILSSPCLGLARRISPALAGMASVLNRVSPSLRLSAGIKADEVSRDRDVTLKYIEDPYITTKVSVRWYKEMEKAMRLAAEEAKKYPDVPTLVMQAGADKIVNAATTKAWAEKLPVSVKQYIEWPDCYHEIFNEPEKEEVVETMINWMRNRQHC, encoded by the coding sequence ATGAAGATTTATCGTGAGGTGTGGCCGGTAGAACAGGAGAGAGGGTGCATTGTCATCGTACATGGGGCGGGAGAGTATTTTGCTCGCTACTATTGGCTGGCGAATAAACTGAATGAAGCTGGATATTCCGTAATCGGCGGAGACTTGCCCGGGTTAGGTCGCTCAAAGGGAAGAAAGGGTCATATTGGCCGCTTTGAAGAGTATTATGCTGCGCTGGATGAATGGACTATGGAAGCAAAACGAAGACAACGCCCGCTTTTTTTGCTAGGACATAGCATGGGCGGCCTGATCGTGACACGGTATGCGGAAACAGCTCAACCGGATGTGGACGGTATTATTCTTTCATCACCCTGCCTAGGGCTTGCACGCCGGATTTCTCCCGCGCTCGCCGGGATGGCTTCCGTATTGAATAGGGTATCGCCTTCCCTTCGTTTATCGGCTGGGATTAAGGCTGATGAAGTTAGCAGGGACCGAGATGTTACGCTTAAATATATAGAAGATCCATATATCACGACAAAAGTGAGTGTGCGCTGGTACAAAGAGATGGAAAAAGCAATGCGGTTAGCTGCTGAGGAAGCAAAGAAATACCCTGACGTGCCCACGCTGGTGATGCAGGCAGGAGCAGATAAAATCGTGAATGCGGCGACGACGAAAGCATGGGCGGAAAAGCTCCCCGTATCCGTAAAGCAATACATAGAGTGGCCCGATTGCTACCATGAAATCTTTAATGAACCAGAAAAAGAAGAGGTAGTCGAAACAATGATTAATTGGATGAGAAACAGGCAACATTGTTAA
- a CDS encoding LCP family protein produces MSEELSRQASRAKKNARKANRKRKWIIILAVILFIVGGPVTFAYLKAQDVLNKIQSEAEPASSKAGVAKAEASYTTDKPISLVLLGKDTRGEYGGGLTDVMIIMTLNPQTKKVTMLSIPRDTRAVIPGETNDQKINFVYKRGEMLREKAEQNGEEPEETGTSLVKKTLESIYGIPINNYVTIDFEGFRQGIDALGGVEVNVDRKLVYNDPTDGTSINLEPGLQTLNGKQALDFVRHRHDDRGLKYYSTDYERNDRQVAVIQAAMEKMKSFAGLASFFKVMDAVGENVKTDLSLEQMKALATTFGKLDGSTIVKLENTDAYWDAGTSRTIIPQETMDKNRLALQESMGLAPSTVTRYNDSPSGGRSHAKKALDSTDVEEKKERHKTTSKTEKSESSKSVKKETRHTDEEEPKKSTKKKKSDEETTEQKSTDERKSSSDKKSTDKKDSELLDPDKPVSESVSTGEKDSGRTTAPTPPEAPKAPEAPKAPSTKIESDSR; encoded by the coding sequence ATGTCAGAGGAATTATCTCGCCAAGCGAGCCGTGCCAAAAAGAACGCTCGCAAAGCGAACCGGAAGCGAAAGTGGATTATTATTCTTGCTGTTATTTTGTTTATTGTCGGAGGGCCGGTAACTTTTGCTTATTTGAAAGCGCAGGATGTCCTTAATAAAATCCAGTCGGAAGCAGAGCCCGCAAGTTCTAAAGCGGGGGTAGCTAAGGCGGAAGCGAGTTATACAACGGACAAGCCGATATCACTCGTATTACTTGGTAAAGATACGCGCGGTGAATACGGCGGCGGTTTGACGGATGTCATGATTATTATGACACTGAATCCTCAAACGAAAAAAGTCACGATGCTCTCTATTCCGCGTGATACCCGGGCAGTCATTCCGGGCGAGACGAATGATCAGAAGATTAACTTTGTGTATAAGCGTGGTGAGATGCTGCGTGAAAAAGCGGAACAAAATGGCGAAGAGCCAGAAGAAACTGGTACTTCCCTTGTGAAGAAAACGCTTGAAAGTATATATGGCATTCCGATTAATAACTACGTAACGATTGATTTTGAAGGTTTCCGTCAGGGCATTGACGCACTGGGCGGTGTAGAGGTTAATGTAGACCGTAAGCTTGTATATAATGACCCGACAGATGGAACAAGCATCAATCTGGAGCCAGGACTTCAGACGCTCAATGGAAAGCAGGCACTCGATTTTGTGCGCCATCGTCACGACGACCGCGGTTTGAAGTATTACTCTACAGATTATGAGCGTAATGATCGTCAGGTGGCCGTGATTCAGGCGGCAATGGAGAAGATGAAGTCGTTTGCCGGTCTAGCCAGCTTCTTTAAAGTGATGGACGCAGTTGGGGAAAATGTTAAAACCGACCTGTCGCTTGAGCAGATGAAAGCATTGGCTACAACATTCGGTAAGTTGGATGGCTCTACTATTGTAAAGCTGGAGAATACGGATGCTTACTGGGATGCAGGCACAAGCCGCACGATTATTCCACAGGAAACGATGGACAAAAACCGTTTAGCCTTACAGGAATCAATGGGACTTGCTCCTTCTACTGTTACACGATATAATGATTCGCCTTCGGGCGGCCGGAGCCATGCTAAAAAAGCGCTTGATTCAACGGATGTAGAAGAGAAGAAGGAAAGACATAAAACAACAAGCAAAACGGAGAAGAGCGAAAGCAGTAAGAGCGTAAAGAAGGAAACGCGTCATACTGATGAGGAAGAGCCGAAAAAGTCTACGAAAAAGAAAAAGTCTGACGAGGAAACAACTGAACAGAAGAGCACAGACGAGCGCAAAAGCTCATCAGATAAGAAAAGTACAGACAAAAAAGATTCCGAACTTCTCGACCCGGATAAGCCAGTAAGCGAAAGTGTAAGCACTGGAGAGAAGGATAGCGGCCGAACGACCGCACCTACTCCTCCTGAAGCACCGAAAGCGCCTGAAGCACCAAAGGCACCGAGTACGAAAATCGAGTCAGACAGCAGATAG